The DNA window AATGTCCTCCCGATCTTGTTCCATGTATTTCTCAGGCCTTTTAGCGGTAATAGAATCTTTGTCCTTGACAACAATGATGGAAGGATTCTCTCGGAAATAGGCGTCCATGTCTTCAAGTTTGCGGTTTGCTATCAAAGTCAGCCAGAAACCTTCATGCGTGAGCAAGGAACCTACAAGTTTCTGGGTAGAAAAGGTAAATCATGGGCAGGAAAAGAGCATTCGTCACAGTCCATACAATCCAGAAACGCCACCCAAGGTTCTGGATACCGATGGGTGTGATTTCCACAACGATGAAGTTTGTGATCCTGCAAATCGTCAGCAAATACATAACCATCGAAGCAGTAGACATACCAATTGGTTCCCGTAGCAAGGGCAGCACCCTTTGTTCGCATGGGGAGTGAGTTCACTTCGGTAGGGTACAACCATGGAACACCCAGCATGCCCACGCCAAATGAGATAAagtaaaagaagaaaaaggcgaCAGAAGCTGACCCTAGCGCTTCCTTCTTATCGCCAACTGCATACCGTAGGAGTATAGTGATGACTAAAAACGACAGAAGCTGTCCAGCCGTGGAGAGCAACATGAGTCCTCTTCGCCCCCATCTCTCAACGAGAAGGACCGCGGCGGAAGAGAACACCAGGTGAGACACCGCATTGCAGGCCGAGAGTAAACGAGCCATTTTCTCCGTCAGACCGACGCTGTTGATGAGCACTGTGGGCATGTAGTAGCTCATAATATTGATGCCTCCGAATTGCTGCATTAGTTGTGTGTTTGCGCCGAGCAGTAGACGACGAAGGGTCTTTGTATCAGCCGTATCTTTATTACGGCGCAGCAAAATGTCTTTCCATTTGATAGTGTGTGAGCGCTCGTAGTCAACACTGTACTGGATCTCGTGGAGTTGAGCCGTGACGATCGGGGATGCTGTGGGCTTGTCTTCTATGCAGGCCAGAATCTCTGCTGCTTCTTCAGTGCAACCATGGGCGATGAGCCATCTTTAAACAGAAGTTAACATCGA is part of the Fusarium poae strain DAOMC 252244 chromosome 4, whole genome shotgun sequence genome and encodes:
- a CDS encoding hypothetical protein (TransMembrane:10 (i12-35o63-83i95-113o119-140i152-170o182-204i317-337o343-368i380-401o442-463i)) codes for the protein MAKTSEKQPFFGFRGGWLTFWITVACATDMMLFGYDQGVFSGVVVTQDFLRLHNLVGPTKTNLLATVTAIYDIGCFFGAVIALTIGERLGRKRAILLGTAIMSIGTIIKVTSYSLQQMIVGRIVLGIGNGINTATAPIWQTETAQARWRGKLVILEMAMNIAGFCLVNWINYGLSFVEGSVAWRFPLAFQFVFIFILFATVPWLPESPRWLIAHGCTEEAAEILACIEDKPTASPIVTAQLHEIQYSVDYERSHTIKWKDILLRRNKDTADTKTLRRLLLGANTQLMQQFGGINIMSYYMPTVLINSVGLTEKMARLLSACNAVSHLVFSSAAVLLVERWGRRGLMLLSTAGQLLSFLVITILLRYAVGDKKEALGSASVAFFFFYFISFGVGMLGVPWLYPTEVNSLPMRTKGAALATGTNWITNFIVVEITPIGIQNLGWRFWIVWTVTNALFLPMIYLFYPETSNRKLEDMDAYFRENPSIIVVKDKDSITAKRPEKYMEQDREDIRREVAAIRGVRSEEKEL